One part of the Eptesicus fuscus isolate TK198812 chromosome 20, DD_ASM_mEF_20220401, whole genome shotgun sequence genome encodes these proteins:
- the SRSF2 gene encoding serine/arginine-rich splicing factor 2, whose protein sequence is MSYGRPPPDVEGMTSLKVDNLTYRTSPDTLRRVFEKYGRVGDVYIPRDRYTKESRGFAFVRFHDKRDAEDAMDAMDGAVLDGRELRVQMARYGRPPDSHHSRRGPPPRRYGGGGYGRRSRSPRRRRRSRSRSRSRSRSRSRSRYSRSKSRSRTRSRSRSTSKSRSARRSKSKSSSVSRSRSRSRSRSRSRSPPPVSKRESKSRSRSKSPPKSPEEEGAVSS, encoded by the exons ATGAGTTACGGCCGCCCGCCTCCCGATGTGGAGGGCATGACCTCCCTCAAGGTGGACAACCTGACCTACCGCACCTCGCCCGACACCCTGAGGCGCGTCTTCGAGAAGTACGGGCGCGTCGGCGACGTGTACATCCCGCGGGACCGCTACACTAAGGAGTCCCGCGGCTTCGCCTTCGTCCGCTTCCACGACAAGCGCGACGCCGAAGACGCCATGGACGCCATGGACGGGGCCGTGCTGGACGGCCGCGAGCTGCGCGTGCAGATGGCGCGCTACGGCCGTCCGCCGGACTCGCACCACAGCCGCCGGGGACCGCCACCCCGCAGGTACGGGGGTGGTGGCTACGGACGCCGGAGCCGCAG CCCCAGGCGGCGCCGCCGCAGCCGATCCCGGAGTCGGAGCCGGTCCCGGTCCCGCAGTCGATCTCGCTACAGCCGCTCCAAGTCTCGGTCTCGCACTCGCTCGAGGTCTCGGTCCACCTCCAAGTCCAGGTCGGCGCGAAGATCCAAGTCCAAGTCGTCCTCCGTGTCCAGATCTCGCTCGCGGTCTCGGTCCAGGTCACGGTCCAGGAGTCCCCCGCCCGTGTCCAAGAGGGAGTCCAAGTCCAGGTCGCGGTCCAAGAGCCCCCCCAAGTCGCCTGAAGAGGAGGGAGCCGTGTCCTCTTAA